Part of the Labrenzia sp. CE80 genome, GGGCGTTCTGATCCCATTTGCTCTCCTTGCAGGCGGCTTTTGGAGATGCTTTGCTTCGGCGAGCGCCGCGACCATCATTTTCGTCGCAGTGAGTGTTTGGGTCTTCGGCCTCGAGACCTGGGAGGCTTTTCTACTGCAAAGTGATTTTGCGAGTCGGACGTTAAGCGAGGGCCTCGTCGATCTTCATAAGTTTGTCTCCATTTACGGCGCCACCCGTCTTTTGGGTGCGGATGCGTCGCTAGCCTATGGCGTGCAGTTGATCGCGAGCCTGCTGGCACTCGCTGTTCTGGTTAAGATCTGGAGGGCCCGTGTCGGTTTTGAGGCCAAAGCAATAGTTTTGGTTGGGGCCGGTCTCCTCGCCACGCCATTTGTGCTTGCTTACGATCTTGCGGTCTTGTTGGTTCCTATGGCCTATCTCTTAAGGCTGCATAGCCTTGGCAAAGCGCAGCCATGGGACATGAGCCTTGCCCTTGTCGCGATCCTGATTGCCGGTGCATGTCGGTTCATGGCGGAAACAATCGGAGTTCCGCTTGGTCCATTGGTCGGCTTGATCATTTTGTCGATCGGGGTGCGGCATGCGCGGAGCGATGTTGGAGCTAGCCCGTCTTAGGGACGGCGAATGCGTTCCCGGTGTGCGATATAAAGACCGCTGCCTACGATCAGGCTAATGCCAACCCACGTCATCGCATCGGGAAAGTCTCGGAAAACCAAGTAGCCGAACAGAGTCGCGCTGACGATCTCCAGATAAGTAAAGGGCGCGAGAAGCGAGGCCTCGCCGCGTTGAAATGCCAGGACGACAAGCCCATGACCGGCAAAAGAAATCGCGCCAATAGCTGCCAGCAGACCGAGTTGATCAAACGAAGGTGCCACGAAGGCGAAGTCGCTGCGCCCTAATAACGTGCCCACCAGAAGGGCCGATCCAAGGACCACGCTCCCTGCAAGGCCCGCACTGAATTGGACGGCAAGCAGGCTGTCAGCTCCTGCGTAGCGCCGATTCAAAAGAAGATAAAACGCAAAGAAGGTGGCCGTTCCCAGCGGGAGCAGGGCAGCTGGTCCGACTTCGGCAAAACTCGGTCGCAGGATAAGCAATGCCCCGACAAGCCCGACGACAATGGCTCCGACCCGGCGCAAACCGAATTTCTCCTTCAGGATGAGAGCGGCCAGGATCGTCAGGATCATCGGTTCAACAAAGAAAATTGAAATAGCGGTAGCGACCGGCATGAATTTGACGGCGGTGAAGAAAAACAGGGACGCCAGGGCAAGCAGCAAGCCACGTAGAAAATTGATGCCGGGACGCTTGCTC contains:
- a CDS encoding DMT family transporter, which produces MANAPDGRTDAGDSFLAVTLMSGAMLIIPVMDIIAKYLSTSLPPLEVTFGRFFFQFAICLVAALVSGQCRALKSKRPGINFLRGLLLALASLFFFTAVKFMPVATAISIFFVEPMILTILAALILKEKFGLRRVGAIVVGLVGALLILRPSFAEVGPAALLPLGTATFFAFYLLLNRRYAGADSLLAVQFSAGLAGSVVLGSALLVGTLLGRSDFAFVAPSFDQLGLLAAIGAISFAGHGLVVLAFQRGEASLLAPFTYLEIVSATLFGYLVFRDFPDAMTWVGISLIVGSGLYIAHRERIRRP
- a CDS encoding glycosyltransferase family 87 protein, which encodes MPAAMMAIAAYTFLLFYLFAYPGLVTTNGGSVVINDFLSFWVAAREAVNGDPSTAYQTEKFAAIQTEILGRDAFFAFFYPPTYLLLILPLGLLSGILAFTVFQILSFAAVAWAGTRIAGHWHGVLLAAALPTTFTSIFHGQNGLLLSALLGGALFLLSQGRGILAGLLIGLMTIKPQMGVLIPFALLAGGFWRCFASASAATIIFVAVSVWVFGLETWEAFLLQSDFASRTLSEGLVDLHKFVSIYGATRLLGADASLAYGVQLIASLLALAVLVKIWRARVGFEAKAIVLVGAGLLATPFVLAYDLAVLLVPMAYLLRLHSLGKAQPWDMSLALVAILIAGACRFMAETIGVPLGPLVGLIILSIGVRHARSDVGASPS